CGGGTCCTGCGTAGCGAGCTGCAGCGCATAGAGCGCCAGCGTCAGCTCATACGGGTCGGCAGTATTCAAACGAGTAAACAGCAAAGAAATCGCGGGAAGACCTATTTCGCCCAAACGCTCGGCGGCAATATAATAAGGCCGCCGGTCACCATAGCCACCGTAGCTGGTCACAAAGCGCCTATCCGCTAAACGGCTAACGTAGTAGGACGCCTCCTCTTCTGGGCTGATAAACAGAGGCGGCACCCAGTCACTTGCCATCCCGGTAACGGGCATCGTATTCATGCCCGTCTCGCTTGGCACAGGCTGCGCGGTGGTTTGCGGCGCCTCACTCTCGGGCTGAATGGGGGAAGGCGCCGGACGCTGCCCGCCGGCACAGCCTGCTAACATCAGGCTCCCCCCTATTCCTACCACCCACATCCGTAGTGAACTTCGCTGCATTGCCAGGCATCCTATGCTAGTGCTTAAGTGGGCCAGCGGCCCTGTTTTTGTAGGCGGCGTTTTACCCACCTATCGTAAAAGGCACGAACGCCCGGTTTTATTCCTGGCAGGCCAAGAACCCAGGCGACAGGCACCAGTAATGAAATACGCTTCATTAGTACACGATAGGCATCAATGCCTTCTATCAGCTCGCCCTGCGCAGTTTCGATATGCAGCGAGCGCAGCGCCATGGCAGGATCAACGCCCTTATCTCTTAGCGCCTGCTCATTCTCGCTGACATCAAGCCAGCCGATGTCATCCGCCTCTTGCCCTAACCAACGCTCATAGCGGCGCCGCTCTTTACGGCAAAGCGGACACTGCGCGTCGTAAAAAATGTTGATAGATGTCTTACTAGGCATGATCAGCTCTCAGCGTTAAGACACTCGCCATGTTAAAACATTTAAGTAGTGTCTTCACTCTAGCAGTCTCGCCATAGTAAGCACTATATGCTTACGCGGCGGGCAGCATGGGCAGCCATAAAGCCAGGGCGATCAAGGCCGCCAACAGTACTGGCGGCGTAATCAATAAGCCAATCTTCATGTACTGGCCCCAGCCAATTTTGTATCCCTTGCCCGCTAGCACGTGCAGCCATAGCAGGGTAGCGAGACTGCCGATGGGGGTGAATTTTGGCCCCAGATCATTACCAATGACGTTAGCGTAGATCATTAACTCCTGAGTTCCCGCCGGCAATTTCGCCTGTTCAATCGCCAGCGCCCCCACCAGTGTCGAGGGCATATTGTTCATTACCGAGGCCATAGTGGCGGAAAGGAAGCCGGTGCCTAAAGTGGCGATAAAGTCACCC
This DNA window, taken from Vreelandella profundi, encodes the following:
- a CDS encoding thiol-disulfide oxidoreductase DCC family protein: MPSKTSINIFYDAQCPLCRKERRRYERWLGQEADDIGWLDVSENEQALRDKGVDPAMALRSLHIETAQGELIEGIDAYRVLMKRISLLVPVAWVLGLPGIKPGVRAFYDRWVKRRLQKQGRWPT